Proteins encoded in a region of the Quercus lobata isolate SW786 chromosome 8, ValleyOak3.0 Primary Assembly, whole genome shotgun sequence genome:
- the LOC115955968 gene encoding pentatricopeptide repeat-containing protein At4g17616 — translation MALALAREVLVQPRFTVSYSLGFRVAATVLRNIFINHNRELIGKNVGTYQISDVYYRLYQNPYLQKISTSTHPERICWEGSSHAVLLRKLETALKDHQLDEVWESFNDFKNLYGFPKGSLFGKLINELSYSSDPHWLQKACDLVLLVLKEELGLLQSDTLIKLSLSLARSQLPIPASMILRVMLEKETLPPMNVLWLVVLHMVKTEIGTYIASNFLVQICDCFQHLNVNKNDRAKLIKPDTMIFNLVLDACVRFELSFKGQQIIELMSQTGVVADAHSITIIAQIHEMNGQRDELKKFKDHIDRVSAPFVFHYRQFYDSLLSLHFKFNDIDSAADLVLYIYRDRESFPIQNVRKELQKPHFVPLGSENLKTGLKIQIVPEMLQKDSILKVEGKQELVAFRNGKLTLSNKALAKLINGYKRVGKISDISKFLLSIQKKSHSLEVSRLCSDVIDACIKLHWLETAHDILDDMESAGSPMGCTTYLSLLAAYDKEKMFREAKALLKQMRKAGMVLNFSDEMVVSICRSEAVDKNAMLASSTVISKSDLAEFLVREMREENAVPPTVYEFNSSIYFFFKAKMLADALKTYRRMLEMKIQPTVQTFSNLVCGYSSLGMHRDITIIWGDIKRNMESGNLVVSRDLCEFLLLSFLRGGYFERVMEVIGYMKEHGMFTDKWMYKSEFLKLHMNLYRRLKASKARTDAQSKRLEYVQAFRKWVGID, via the coding sequence ATGGCACTAGCATTGGCCAGAGAAGTTCTAGTGCAACCCCGCTTCACCGTGAGTTATTCATTGGGATTTCGTGTGGCTGCGACTGTTCTGAGGAACATTTTCATTAATCACAATAGAGAACTTATTGGAAAAAATGTTGGGACTTATCAAATATCAGATGTTTACTACAGATTGTATCAGAACCCatatcttcaaaaaatttctaCTAGCACTCACCCTGAAAGGATATGTTGGGAAGGTTCCTCGCATGCAGTTCTGCTGAGAAAGCTTGAAACTGCCTTGAAGGATCACCAATTGGATGAAGTATGGGAATCttttaatgattttaaaaacttgTATGGATTCCCTAAGGGAAGTCTTTTTGGTAAGTTGATCAATGAACTGTCATATTCATCTGATCCACACTGGCTTCAGAAGGCATGTGATTTAGTCTTGCTAGTTTTGAAAGAGGAATTGGGTTTACTTCAATCGGATACCCTAATTAAGTTGTCCCTTTCCTTAGCAAGATCTCAATTGCCTATCCCTGCCTCAATGATTCTTAGAGTGATGCTGGAGAAAGAGACTTTACCCCCAATGAATGTATTGTGGTTAGTTGTTCTGCATATGGTGAAGACAGAGATTGGGACATACATCGCTTCAAATTTCTTGGTTCAGATTTGTGATTGTTTCCAACACTTAAATGTGAATAAAAATGACCGGGCAAAGCTGATAAAACCAGATACAATGATCTTTAACCTAGTGCTTGATGCTTGTGTGAGGTTTGAATTGTCTTTTAAAGGCCAACAGATCATTGAATTGATGTCTCAGACAGGGGTTGTAGCTGATGCACATTCAATCACTATTATTGCCCAGATTCATGAGATGAATGGTCAGAGGGATGAGCTGAAGAAATTTAAAGACCACATTGATCGAGTTTCAGCTccatttgtttttcattatcgGCAGTTCTATGATAGTTTGTTGAGCTTGCACTTCAAGTTTAATGACATTGATTCTGCTGCTGATCttgtgttgtatatatatagagacCGGGAATCTTTTCCCATTCAAAATGTTAGGAAGGAACTACAAAAGCCTCATTTTGTTCCATTGGGATCTGAAAATCTCAAGACAGGGTTGAAGATACAGATTGTACCTGAGATGCTGCAGAAGGATTCTATCCTCAAAGTGGAAGGTAAACAAGAACTTGTTGCTTTTAGGAATGGGAAACTCACCCTTAGCAATAAGGCCCTGGCCAAGCTCATTAATGGATACAAGAGAGTTGGGAAGATTAGTgacatatcaaaatttttactTAGCATTCAGAAGAAGTCACATTCATTGGAGGTATCCAGATTGTGCTCTGACGTGATTGATGCTTGCATTAAATTGCACTGGCTTGAAACTGCTCATGACATTTTGGATGACATGGAATCCGCTGGATCTCCCATGGGCTGTACTACTTACTTGTCACTCTTGGCTGCCTACGACAAGGAAAAGATGTTTAGGGAAGCAAAGGCACTGCTTAAACAAATGAGAAAAGCTGGTATGGTCTTAAATTTCTCTGATGAGATGGTTGTTTCCATCTGTCGATCAGAAGCAGTGGATAAAAATGCCATGCTTGCCTCATCAACGGTGATCAGTAAATCAGATCTGGCTGAGTTTTTGGTTCGAGAGATGAGAGAGGAGAATGCTGTTCCTCCTACTGTTTATGAGTTCAATTCTTCTATTTACTTCTTCTTCAAGGCCAAAATGTTAGCAGATGCTTTGAAAACATACAGAAGAATGCTGGAGATGAAAATCCAGCCTACAGTGCAAACGTTTTCTAATCTGGTATGTGGATATTCTTCTCTAGGAATGCATCGTGATATCACAATCATCTGGGGGGACATTAAGAGAAATATGGAGAGTGGAAATTTGGTAGTGAGCAGAGATCTCTGTGAGTTCTTGCTACTGAGTTTTCTTCGAGGTGGTTACTTTGAGAGAGTGATGGAGGTCATTGGTTATATGAAAGAGCATGGTATGTTCACTGACAAGTGGATGTACAAAAGTGAGTTTCTAAAGCTTCATATGAATCTTTATAGGAGGCTAAAAGCATCAAAAGCTAGAACTGATgctcaaagcaaaaggcttgaGTATGTCCAGGCATTTAGGAAATGGGTTGGCATAGATTGA
- the LOC115958578 gene encoding uncharacterized protein LOC115958578 — MAADLVKEILARPIQLADQVSKSAEEAQSFKQECLEFKAKTEKLAALLRQAARASSDLYERPTRRIIDDTEQVLEKTIALVMKARANGFMKRVFTIIPTAAFRKTSMQLENSIGDVSWLLRVSASADDRDNGYLGLPPIAANEPILCLIWEQIAILYNGSTSLDDRSDAAASLVSLARDNDRYGKLIIEEGGVVGLLKLAKEGKLEGQENAARAIGLLGRDPESVEHIVNSGVCSVFAKILKEGHMKVQTVVAWAISELAANHPKCQDHFAQNNAIRMLVSHLAFETIQEHSKYAIASKHQMSIHSVVMASNNPNPNNHRKEHEDDDKQSSPQIGHPMGNNTPSQMQNLVTNTMAMRGQNNPGQSKPQASQNHGAHHTPDHSKSNAKQHPHHHHHNQHQHVKLSGASIKGREMEDPATKAEMKAMAARALWQLSKGNVSICRNITESRALLCFAVLLEKGPEDVQSYSAMALMEITEVAEQNADLRRSAFKPTSPAAKAVVEQLLKIIENANSDLLLPCIRSVGNLARTFRATETRFVGPLVRLLDEREPEVSIEAAIALSKFACTENFLHVYHCRAIVNAGGAKHLIQLVYFGEQMVQIPALILLCYLAMHLPENEILAQEDVLIVLEWSSKQAHLIEEPSIESLLPDAKSKLELYQSRGSRGFH, encoded by the coding sequence ATGGCGGCCGACCTCGTGAAGGAAATATTGGCAAGGCCAATACAATTGGCAGACCAGGTGAGCAAGAGTGCGGAAGAGGCACAGTCTTTCAAACAAGAATGTTTAGAGTTCAAAGCCAAGACCGAGAAGCTAGCGGCGCTTTTACGCCAAGCAGCGCGTGCTAGCAGTGATCTCTATGAGCGTCCAACCCGTCGAATCATTGATGACACAGAACAAGTCCTTGAAAAAACGATTGCATTGGTTATGAAGGCTCGTGCCAATGGCTTCATGAAGAGGGTTTTCACAATTATCCCCACTGCAGCGTTTAGGAAAACGTCCATGCAGCTTGAGAATTCTATTGGGGACGTGTCTTGGCTCCTAAGAGTGTCAGCCTCGGCCGATGATCGTGACAATGGCTATCTTGGTCTTCCTCCAATAGCAGCCAATGAGCCAATTCTATGTCTTATATGGGAACAGATTGCGATTCTATATAATGGGTCTACGTCGTTAGATGATCGTTCTGATGCGGCTGCTTCTTTGGTTTCGTTGGCTCGGGACAATGATCGATATGGAAAGCTGATTATTGAGGAAGGTGGAGTGGTTGGACTTTTGAAATTGGCCAAAGAAGGAAAATTGGAGGGTCAGGAGAATGCTGCTAGGGCGATTGGGTTGTTGGGACGTGACCCGGAAAGCGTCGAACACATTGTGAATTCTGGTGTTTGCTCAGTGTTTGCAAAAATCCTCAAAGAAGGTCATATGAAGGTTCAGACTGTAGTGGCTTGGGCAATCTCGGAACTGGCTGCAAATCATCCCAAATGTCAGGACCATTTTGCGCAGAACAATGCAATTCGGATGCTTGTAAGTCATCTTGCGTTCGAGACGATTCAAGAACATAGTAAGTATGCCATTGCTAGCAAACACCAAATGTCGATTCATTCTGTTGTGATGGCGAGTAATAATCCGAATCCAAATAATCATAGAAAAGAACATGAAGATGATGATAAGCAAAGCAGTCCTCAAATTGGTCATCCAATGGGGAATAACACTCCTAGCCAGATGCAAAATTTGGTTACTAACACCATGGCCATGAGGGGCCAGAATAACCCTGGCCAGTCAAAGCCACAGGCATCACAAAACCACGGAGCACATCACACTCCTGACCACTCTAAGAGTAATGCAAAACAGCACccccaccatcatcatcataatcAGCACCAGCACGTTAAGTTATCAGGTGCAAGCATTAAGGGGAGGGAAATGGAAGATCCGGCTACTAAGGCTGAGATGAAGGCAATGGCAGCAAGAGCCCTTTGGCAGCTATCAAAGGGAAATGTATCTATTTGTCGGAACATCACAGAATCCAGAGCACTTTTATGCTTTGCTGTTTTGTTAGAAAAAGGACCTGAAGATGTTCAATCCTATTCAGCTATGGCATTGATGGAAATCACAGAAGTGGCTGAGCAAAATGCTGACTTAAGACGCTCCGCTTTCAAGCCTACTTCCCCTGCTGCCAAAGCTGTAGTTGAACAATTACTTAAAATTATAGAGAATGCCAACTCGGATCTTCTTTTGCCCTGCATCAGATCAGTTGGAAACTTGGCCAGGACTTTCAGAGCAACGGAAACAAGATTTGTTGGGCCCTTGGTTAGACTGCTTGATGAAAGGGAACCTGAGGTTTCTATAGAGGCTGCCATTGCACTTAGCAAGTTTGCATGCACTGAAAATTTTCTCCATGTTTATCACTGCAGAGCCATTGTAAATGCAGGAGGAGCTAAGCACTTAATTCAGTTGGTTTACTTTGGTGAGCAAATGGTCCAAATTCCTGCTCTGATTCTGCTATGTTACCTTGCAATGCATTTGCCTGAGAATGAGATACTTGCACAAGAAGACGTGCTTATTGTGCTTGAGTGGTCATCAAAGCAGGCACATTTGATCGAAGAACCTTCGATTGAATCTCTATTACCAGATGCCAAAAGTAAGTTGGAATTATATCAGTCTAGAGGTTCAAGAGGATTCCATTAA
- the LOC115955969 gene encoding sodium/hydrogen exchanger 4, protein MMVFDYLRNLGNQEHPQVLLITVFVAILCLCLIIGHLLEENRWVNESITAILTGCIAGTVILFLSKGKSSHILTFNEELFFIYLLPPIIFNAGFQVKKKQFFQNFLTIMFFGVFGVFISAVVITAGSWWLFPKLGFVGLTAREYLAIGTIFSSTDTVCTLQVLHQDETPLLYSLVFGEGVVNDATSVVLFNAIQKLDVSRVDGKIVLHVIGDFFYLFLTSTALGVIAGLVAAYILKTLYFGRHSSIREISLMILIAYLSYMLAELLQLSGILTVFFCGILMSHYAWHDVTDSSRITTRHVFATMSFIAETFIFLYVGMDALDIEKWKMTKLSFGTLMAIYSTLIFLILLGRAAFVFPLSALSNYLNRKAERTEVITFKHQIIIWWAGLMRGAVSIALAFKQFTYSGVTWDPVSATMITNTIIVVLFSTLVFGFITKPLINYLIPHHETIKIRHGESAVPKDDLNVPLLSFEESTATNIGRAKDSLSLLIERPISTIHSYWRKFDDSYMRPIFGGPVTNQSQC, encoded by the exons aTGATGGTGTTTGATTATCTAAGAAACCTTGGTAATCAAGAACACCCACAGGTACTTCTCATAACGGTGTTCGTGGCCATTCTTTGTCTTTGCTTAATCATCGGTCACTTGCTTGAAGAGAACCGCTGGGTTAACGAGTCCATCACTGCCATTTTGACT GGATGCATAGCTGGAACAGTAATCTTGTTTCTGAGCAAAGGGAAAAGTTCTCACATCCTTACCTTCAATGAGGAATTGTTCTTCATATATCTCCTTCCACCAATAATATTTAATGCTGG ATTTCAGGTCAAGAAAAAGCAGTTCTTCCAAAACTTCCTTACTATCATGTTCTTTGGGGTGTTTGGTGTTTTCATTTCTGCTGTAGTTATCACAGCTG GCAGCTGGTGGCTGTTTCCTAAGCTGGGATTTGTTGGTCTGACTGCACGAGAATATCTGG CTATAGGAACAATATTTTCATCAACTGATACAGTGTGTACACTGCAG GTTCTCCATCAAGATGAAACTCCTTTGCTGTACAGCCTAGTTTTTGGGGAAGGAGTTGTGAATGACGCGACATCAGTTGTTCTGTTTAATGCAATTCAAAAGCTTGATGTTTCAAGAGTAGATGGCAAGATTGTGCTTCATGTTATTGGAGAtttcttttaccttttcttAACTAGTACTGCTCTTGGAGTCATT GCTGGACTTGTGGCAGCATATATTCTTAAAACCTTATACTTTGGAAG ACACTCAAGCATCCGCGAAATTTCTTTGATGATTTTAATAGCATATCTGTCCTACATGTTGGCAGAG CTACTGCAACTTAGTGGAATTCTCACTGTTTTCTTTTGTGGGATTCTGATGTCACACTATGCATGGCATGATGTGACTGATAGTTCAAGAATCACAACCAg GCATGTATTTGCAACAATGTCATTTATTGCAGAgacattcatttttctttatgtgGGAATGGATGCTCTTGACATTGAAAAGTGGAAGATGACTAAATTAAG TTTTGGGACTTTAATGGCCATCTATAGCACCCTAATCTTTCTAATATTGCTTGGGCGTGCTGCATTTGTATTCCCTCTCTCCGCCCTTTCCAATTACTTGAACAGAAAGGCCGAGAGAACAGAAGTAATCACATTTAAACACCAG ATAATCATTTGGTGGGCTGGGCTTATGAGAGGGGCAGTCTCTATTGCATTGGCTTTTAAACAG TTCACATATTCGGGTGTTACGTGGGATCCAGTTAGTGCCACAATGATCACCAACACCATAATCGTAGTCCTCTTCAGTACATTG GTGTTTGGTTTTATAACAAAGCCTCTAATAAACTATTTAATTCCTCACCATGAGACTATCAAAATCAGGCATGGAGAATCAGCTGTTCCAAAAGATGACTTGAATGTGCCTTTGCTCTCATTCGAAGAATCTACTGCAACAAACATTGGCCGTGCAAAGGATAGTTTATCCCTTCTTATAGAAAGGCCTATTTCCACCATACATTCCTACTGGAGGAAGTTTGATGATAGCTATATGAGACCCATATTTGGAGGGCCAGTTACCAATCAGTCGCAATGTTAA
- the LOC115957657 gene encoding fimbrin-1-like, whose protein sequence is MSNFVGVVVDQWLHSQFTQVELRSLKSKFVSIKNQNGKVTGEDLPPLMAKLKAFREFTEEEIRGILGELNSDLSEEIDFEAFLRAYLNLQSRTTTKSDGSKNSSSFLKATTTTLLHTISQSEKALYVAHINSYLGDDPFLSQYLPLDPATNDLFDLAKDGVLLCKLINVAVPGTIDERAINTKRVINLWERNENHTLCLNSAKAIGCTVVNIGTQDLVEGRPHLIFGLISQIIKIQLLADLNLKKTPQLVDLVDESSDVEELMSLPPDKVLLKWMNFHLQKAGYKKPVTNFSSDLKNGEAYAYLLNVLAPEHCNPSTLDTKDPQERAKLILDHAERMECKRYLSPNDIVEGSPNLNLAFVAQIFHQRSGLSTDSKKISYAEMMTEDIQTSREERCFRLWINSLGIATYVNNVFEDVRNGWVLLEVLDKVSPGSVIWKQASKPPIKMPFKKVENCNQVIRIGKQMKFSLVNLGGNDFVQGNKKLILAFLWQLMRFHMLQLLKNLRYHSQGKEVKDADILNWANNKVKSTGRSSHIDSFKDKSLSNGIFFLQLLSAVEARVVNWNLVTKGESDDEKRLNATYIISVARKLGCSIFLLPEDIMEVNQKMLLTLTASIMYWSLQKAVEEAESAPSPASASSSSTITDASPAPSINGEDEISSLCGEVSNFSIDDAASDTSSLVENDMASVVD, encoded by the exons ATGTCAAATTTTGTGGGTGTTGTGGTCGATCAATGGCTTCATAGCCAGTTCACACAGGTTGAGCTTCGCAGCCTTAAATCTAAA TTTGTATCAATAAAGAATCAGAATGGTAAAGTTACAGGCGAAGATTTGCCACCTTTGATGGCGAAGCTAAAGGCTTTTAGGGAGTTCACTGAGGAGGAgatcaggggtattttgggtgAATTGAATTCTGATTTGAGtgaagaaattgattttgaagccTTCCTGAGG GCATATCTGAATTTGCAAAGTCGAACTACAACAAAATCGGATGGTTCAAAAaactcttcttctttccttaaagccaccacaactactctccttCACACAATCAGCCAGTCAGAGAAAGCATTATATGTCGCTCACATAAACAGCTATCTTGGGGATGACCCATTTCTAAGCCAATATCTTCCGTTAGACCCAGCTACAAATGATCTATTTGATCTTGCAAAAGATGGAGTTCTTCTATG TAAGCTTATCAATGTTGCTGTGCCTGGTACAATAGATGAACGAGCAATCAATACCAAACGAGTTATCAACTTATGGGAGAGGAATGAAAACCATACTCTTTGCCTCAACTCTGCTAAGGCTATTGGCTGCACAGTAGTTAACATCGGTACACAGGACTTGGTTGAAGGAAGG ccTCATCTGATatttgggttgatttctcaAATTATAAAG ATACAACTGTTGGCAGATCTTAACCTTAAGAAGACACCTCAGCTTGTGGATCTGGTCGATGAAAGCAGT GATGTTGAAGAGCTTATGAGTTTACCCCCTGacaaagttttattaaaatGGATGAATTTCCATCTCCAGAAAGCAGGCTACAAGAAACCTGTTACAAATTTTTCTTCTGATTTGAAG AATGGAGAGGCATATGCTTACCTGCTAAATGTTCTGGCTCCAGAACACTGCAATCCATCCACACTGGATACCAAGGATCCTCAGGAAAGGGCAAAACTGATACTTGATCATGCAGAGAGAATGGAGTGCAAAAGATACTTATCCCCCAATGACATTGTTGAGGGCTCGCCAAATTTAAATCTTGCATTTGTGGCACAAATTTTTCACCAAAG GAGTGGCCTCTCCACggacagcaaaaaaatttcctatgcAGAGATGATGACAGAAGATATACAAACTTCTAGAGAAGAAAGATGCTTTAGGTTGTGGATCAACAGTCTTGGAATTGCTACTTATGTCAATAATGTTTTTGAGGATGTCAGAAATGG CTGGGTACTTCTAGAAGTGCTTGACAAAGTTTCTCCTGGATCAGTTATCTGGAAGCAGGCATCAAAGCCTCCAATTAAGATGCCATTTAAAAAAGTAGAGAATTGCAATCAAGTCATAAGGATTGGGAAGCAAATGAAATTTTCGCTAGTGAATTTAGGTGGAAATGATTTTGTACAAGGAAATAAGAAGCTCATACTTG CTTTCCTGTGGCAGTTGATGAGGTTTCATATGCTTCAACTTTTAAAGAACTTAAGATATCACTCTCAAGGAAAGGAGGTAAAAGATGCTGATATCCTAAATTGGGCAAACAACAAAGTGAAAAGTACAGGCAGATCCTCTCATATAGACAGTTTTAAG GATAAGAGTTTGTCAAATGGAATATTCTTCCTTCAGCTTCTTAGTGCTGTGGAGGCTAGGGTTGTCAATTGGAACCTTGTTACAAAGGGTGAAAGTG ACGATGAAAAGAGGTTGAATGCTACATATATAATCAGTGTTGCGCGAAAGCTTGGTTGTTCCATTTTCTTGTTACCTGAGGACATCATGGAG GTGAACCAAAAGATGCTTCTCACCCTTACAGCCAGCATTATGTACTGGAGCCTGCAAAAAGCAGTTGAAGAGGCAGAGTCAGCTCCATCACCTGCTTCTGCATCTTCCAGTTCCACTATTACCGATGCATCCCCAGCACCATCAATTAATGGCGAGGATGAAATCTCATCCCTTTGCGGTGAAGTTTCAAACTTCAGTATTGATGATGCTGCCTCTGACACTTCCTCACTGGTTGAGAATGACATGGCTTCTGTGGTAGATTGA
- the LOC115958376 gene encoding uncharacterized protein LOC115958376 — protein sequence MVTDQEISEAIESLFNNNVKEEGDENDNSLSSLNGVVRKLESKLGVDLSHKLDFIRAQIHFLFQPQQQQQHHQQQYQQRLPHQHHQQQQQQHQHQQPKDHFALHQNPNYHPAPPSSSAFQIFSAPPPQNHAEVAVAQPPPLAVSASPKTTKRKGGPGGLNKLCGVSPELQTIVGQPALPRTEIVKQLWAYIRKHNLQDPSNKRKIICNDELRLVFETDCTDMFKMNKLLAKHIIPLEPSKQSGSKKAKVDVESAMRSSDPGPSVIISEALANFFGVGEREMLQSEVLRRIWEYIKLCNLEDPVTPMEILCDAKLQELFGCESISALGIPEVLENHHIIRK from the exons atggttaCAGACCAAGAAATATCGGAAGCCATAGAGTCTCTTTTCAACAACAACGTCAAAGAAGAAGGCGACGAAAATGACAACTCGCTGAGCAGCCTAAACGGCGTCGTTAGGAAGCTGGAATCGAAGCTCGGTGTCGATCTCTCTCACAAGCTCGACTTCATTCGCGCTCAGATCCACTTTCTCTTCCAACctcagcaacaacaacaacatcacCAACAGCAATACCAACAACGACTGCCACATCagcatcatcaacaacaacaacaacagcatcagcatcagcagccaAAGGACCATTTTGCCCTCCACCAAAACCCTAATTACCACCCCGCTCCTCCCTCCTCCTCCGCCTTTCAGATCTTCTCCGCTCCTCCGCCGCAGAATCATGCCGAAGTCGCCGTTGCTCAGCCGCCTCCGCTGGCTGTTAG TGCTTCACCCAAAACTACTAAGAGAAAAGGTGGGCCAGGGGGCCTAAACAAACTTTGTGGCGTTTCGCCTGAACTTCAAACTATTGTTGGCCAGCCAGCATTGCCAAGGACCGAG ATTGTCAAGCAATTGTGGGCTTACATAAGGAAACACAATCTCCAAGATCCaagtaacaaaagaaaaataatctgcAATGATGAGCTGCGTTTGGTATTTGAGACGGACTGTACTGACATGTTCAAAATGAACAAGTTGCTAGCTAAACATATCATTCCACTTGAACCTAGTA AACAGTCAGGTTCTAAGAAGGCAAAAGTAGATGTGGAGTCTGCAATGAGAAGTAGTGATCCCGGTCCTTCTGTAATAATATCTGAAGCTCTTGCAAACTTCTTTGGTGTTGGTGAAAGGGAGATGCTCCAATCAGAGGTTTTAAGACGGATCTGGGAATACATAAAACTCTGTAATCTGGAG GATCCCGTAACTCCAATGGAAATACTATGTGATGCAAAGCTTCAAGAGCTCTTTGGTTGTGAAAGCATTTCTGCTTTGGGGATACCGGAAGTTTTGGAAAACCATCATATAATCAGGAAATAA